One Streptosporangium sp. NBC_01495 DNA window includes the following coding sequences:
- a CDS encoding Asp23/Gls24 family envelope stress response protein — MNTPVEHRPPSSGTAADPDPPPARRGDSGLPESGRSGLPAVPAQPSPRGVPAERRGRTEISDRVVSRIAAHAAGEVARVGEVGERGPLSFRGGTRATLDGELATLQLDVTVEYPAPIREVAEEVRRHVAERVMALTGKDVGYIDITVTGVTPARDTSRTRDAVPAAGEDSAESSAEDPARHTGRAGAEGPERAGDPADAPTEDIVPLREER; from the coding sequence ATGAACACCCCCGTCGAGCACCGTCCCCCGTCCTCGGGGACGGCCGCGGATCCGGATCCCCCTCCCGCACGGCGAGGGGACTCCGGTCTTCCGGAGAGCGGGCGGTCCGGACTGCCCGCCGTACCCGCCCAGCCGTCACCGCGGGGCGTACCGGCCGAGCGACGCGGCAGGACCGAGATATCCGACCGGGTGGTGTCGCGCATCGCGGCTCACGCGGCCGGAGAGGTGGCACGGGTGGGGGAGGTCGGCGAGCGGGGGCCGCTGTCCTTTCGCGGCGGCACCCGCGCCACCCTCGACGGTGAGCTCGCGACGCTACAGCTGGACGTGACGGTGGAGTATCCGGCCCCGATCCGTGAGGTGGCCGAGGAGGTCAGACGCCACGTCGCCGAACGGGTCATGGCCCTGACCGGCAAGGACGTCGGCTACATCGACATCACCGTCACCGGCGTGACCCCTGCCCGCGACACCTCGCGGACCCGGGACGCCGTACCGGCCGCCGGGGAGGACTCGGCGGAGAGCTCGGCGGAGGACCCGGCGCGCCACACCGGGCGGGCCGGGGCCGAGGGCCCGGAGCGGGCCGGCGATCCCGCCGATGCCCCCACCGAGGACATCGTCCCGCTACGTGAGGAGCGATGA
- a CDS encoding DUF6286 domain-containing protein, translating into MARKVPDPAEPVPGAEPTGETPAAPRAETAEPAGPPAYGTAEPAGPPTYSAAEPAGPPAYGTAEQTAPMYGTAEPAPPIYGTVAKDASADRAAVRAFRPRRVTPSVITAVLMTLAGLLLALEVISALLGRPLRLVPYDRLLSWATSTPWNDPRVMAGAGLAGLLGLLLVLLAIIPGRPTLIPVRTGDKDLAIGMQRRGFTRSLAHAAEQVQGIERARVRLRGKAVHVAAESGMRDTRGLADAVREAVTMRITALSPVWKYPVRVYLREK; encoded by the coding sequence ATGGCCAGGAAGGTACCCGACCCGGCGGAGCCGGTCCCCGGGGCGGAACCGACCGGTGAGACGCCGGCCGCACCCCGTGCGGAGACGGCGGAACCGGCCGGACCACCGGCATACGGCACCGCGGAACCCGCCGGACCGCCGACATACAGCGCCGCGGAACCCGCCGGACCACCGGCATACGGCACCGCGGAGCAGACCGCGCCGATGTACGGCACGGCGGAACCGGCGCCGCCGATATACGGCACGGTGGCGAAGGACGCCTCCGCGGACCGCGCGGCGGTCAGGGCGTTCCGCCCGCGCCGGGTGACCCCCTCGGTCATCACGGCCGTCCTGATGACCCTGGCCGGCCTCCTCCTCGCGCTGGAGGTCATCTCCGCACTGCTGGGCCGCCCGCTCCGCCTGGTGCCGTACGACCGGCTCCTGTCCTGGGCGACGTCGACACCGTGGAACGACCCGCGGGTGATGGCGGGCGCGGGACTGGCCGGGCTGCTCGGCCTGCTGCTGGTGCTGCTCGCGATCATTCCGGGGCGGCCCACGCTGATCCCGGTGAGGACCGGGGACAAGGACCTGGCCATCGGCATGCAGCGCCGGGGCTTCACCCGGTCGCTGGCCCACGCGGCCGAGCAGGTGCAGGGGATCGAGCGCGCCCGGGTACGGCTGCGGGGGAAGGCCGTGCACGTCGCGGCCGAGAGCGGCATGCGGGACACCCGCGGGCTGGCCGACGCCGTACGGGAGGCCGTGACCATGCGGATCACCGCGCTCTCCCCCGTCTGGAAGTATCCCGTCCGCGTGTATCTGCGAGAGAAGTGA